From Rutidosis leptorrhynchoides isolate AG116_Rl617_1_P2 chromosome 3, CSIRO_AGI_Rlap_v1, whole genome shotgun sequence, a single genomic window includes:
- the LOC139901485 gene encoding uncharacterized protein → MAGDDDGSSSVTLVNKLDFGDPLYLHARDTTGTALVSIKLKGTENYSVWSRAMLLTLNTKNKKGFIDGTYELYLGQIFSNNYVIVWQELKETYDKIDGSITFNLHKQINSLTQGGSSVSEYYHKLNTLWKQFDALVKLPKCVCTANADFVKHNNVMKFMQFLMGLDEVYQPIRSNLLMTDPLPNVKTAFAVISREESHRNFSGHTVG, encoded by the exons ATGGCtggtgatgatgatggtagttCTTCTGTAACTTTGGTTAATAAATTAGATTTTGGTGATCCTCTGTATCTGCATGCTAGAGATACTACTGGAACTGCACTTGTGTCAATTAAATTGAAAGGAACTGAAAATTATAGTGTTTGGAGCAGAGCTATGCTTCTTActttaaatactaaaaataaaaaggGATTTATTGATGGAACTT ATGAATTGTATTTGGGACAAATCTTTTCTAATAATTATGTTATTGTCTGGCAAGAACTCaaagaaacttatgataaaattgatGGTTCAATTACATTTAATTTACATAAGCAAATCAATTCATTGACACAAGGAGGTTCTAGTGTTTCTGAATATTATCATAAGCTAAATACTTTGTGGAAACAATTTGATGCTCTTGTTAAATTGCCTAAATGTGTTTGTACTGCTAATGCTGATTTTGTTAAACACAACAATGTAATGAAATTTATGCAGTTTCTTATGGGACTTGATGAGGTTTACCAGCCAATAAGAAGTAATCTTCTTATGACTGATCCCCTTCCCAATGTTAAAACTGCTTTTGCAGTTATTTCAAGGGAAGAGTCTCATAGGAATTTTTCTGGACATACTGTTGGTTAA